The Leptospira terpstrae serovar Hualin str. LT 11-33 = ATCC 700639 nucleotide sequence CCGGGACATATCTATGGTCGTTATAAAAAAAGAGACATTGATCTGGAAATAGAGAAGAGAAAACAAAAGATCCAATTTAAGGAACCCAAGTGAATCATAGATCCGAGTTCATTCAAAAATTCAATTTAAGAAGAGACTCTCTTCAGTCTTTACTTTGTATCGGTCTTGATCCCGAATTAGATAAATTACCCAAGGTAAGTTTGGAATCGAAGGCACCATTAGTTCATTTTACAGAAACCATCATTCGATACACCCATTCTTATGCAACTGCTTGGAAACCAAATGTGGCTTTCTTTGAACGATTGGGAGCAGAGGGATACTTTGCCTTAGAACATATGGTACAAGTGATGAAGGAAGTTTCTCCTGACGTACCTATTGTAATGGATGCAAAACGAGGAGATCTTGCCAATACCTCGAAGGAATATGCAAAATACTTTTTCCAAACTCTCCAAGTAGATGCTCTGACAGTAAATCCGTACATGGGTAGGGATAGTTTGGTGCCTTATTTGGATTTAGGTGGATACATTTTTGTTTTGGGCCTAACTTCCAATCCCAGCTCTTCTGACTTTCAAAAACAGAAACTAGTGGGTAAAGATATCTTCCTATATGAAGAGGTGAGTGACCAAATGGCAAGGCTCGGCGAAGAGTATCCAAACCAAGTGGGGCTTGTGGTGGGAGGAACCCATCCATCAGAAATTCAGTCCTTACGGAAACGGCATCCAGAAATGTATTTTCTCATTCCTGGGTTTGGTGCTCAAGGTGGGGATTTAAATTCCATCGTCCAAACATCAGGGAAACGTTCACTGATCAATTCCTCAAGAGGGATTACACTTAGTACTTTGGATGAAAATTTCGGACAAGTCGCAAAAAAGAAAGCAGAGGAAGTACACTTACAAATGAACCAACTCTTTCTCTGACTGTCTAATCAGCACCAGGGAAACAAGTGAAAGCAACATTAGCCATTGTAGGTACAGGAATCGCAGGACTCGGTTCTGCTTACTTCTTAAAAAATGATTTTGATTTAACCATATTTGATAGTGCCGATTATATCGGTGGTCATACCAATACAGTCATGGTGGAAGAGGATGGAGGATCCATTCCGATTGATACCGGTTTTATTGTATTTAACCATGTCACATATCCAAACTTACTTAGACTTTTCCAAACATTGAATGTCCCTACAAAAAAATCGGACATGTCCTTTAGTGTCCAACACGACCCCACCAAACTAGAGTTTAGTGGATCGGGACTGGCAGGACTTTTTGCGCAGAAAAAAAACATTTTTCGACCTAGGTATTTGAAAATGTTACTTGAGATTGACCGGTTCAACAAATCGGCTCCAAAGATATTGGAAGATCCAAAGTATGATGATTGGGATTTGGGTCGGTATATGGAAACTTTTGGTTATGGAAAAGACATTCTCAATTTTTATTTAATCCCGATGAGTTCGGCAGTTTGGTCCACTCCACCCGATTTGATGTTAGCATTTCCGGCTAAGTCGCTCATTCGTTTTTTTTACAACCATGGATTTTTGGGGCTAAATACCCAACACCAATGGTATACAGTGGATGGGGGCTCTCATGAATATAGCAAACGAATCATAGCACCCATTAAGGACCGTTTCCGTCTGAACACAGCTGTGAAACAAGTAAATCGGACACAAGATGGTAAGGTAGAACTAGTGTTTGGCGAAGGGAAGAGAGAGGTCTTTGATAAAGTTTTACTAGCCACTCATGGCCATATTTCTGCAAAATTGCTGGGAAATCCGACGAAATTGGAAAGTGAATTACTCCCTCTCTACCGCTACCAACACAATACCGCAACCCTTCATACAGATGCCAGTGATATGCCAAAAATTTCTTCTTGTTGGTCGAGTTGGAATTACAAAATCATCGAAGGGAAAAGTGGAAAACAGGATCCTTATACCATCTATTGGATGAACCGATTGCAAAATGTATCCAAAAAACAAAATTATTTTGTGACCATCAATGACCCGGACCGTGTGGCAAAGGACAAAATCATAAAAAAAATTGGTTATGAACATCCGCTTTTTTCTGTCGATGCTTCTCTCGGACAAAGTCGTCTGCCAGAGTTAAACGAATCGGGGCCAATCTACTATGCAGGAGCTTACTTTCGGTATGGGTTCCATGAGGATGGGTTTTTGTCTGCTGTCAATGTCTCTCGAAGCATTTTAAAAAGGGATCCATGGACTTAAATTCCTGTATATATGAAGCGGACGTGTTCCATGCACGAACCGCTCCCACACCCAACAAATTCCAATATCGAATTTTCAATTTTTATTTGGATTTGTCAGAAATAGACCAGTTGTCCTACAAAAGTTTTTGGTTCTCAAGAAATCGTTGGAACTTGTTTTCGTTTTATGACAAAGACCACCTCCAATTTGGAAAAGAGAACATTTATGAAAATGTGAAGGCATTTCTGGAAGCATCGGGGGTAACCAATATTGGAAAGATATTTCTATTAACCAACCTAAGGGTACTCGGATATGTGTTCAATCCGGTAAGCTTTTATTTTTGTTATGACAAATCAGGACAACCCCTAGTATCAATGGCAGAAGTAGGAAACACGTTTGGAGAAATCAAACCCTACCTTGGATACTTTCAGAATATGAAAGGTACAATTGCAAATCCAGAAGTGTACATTCGAGAACAAAAGAATTTTTATGTCTCTCCTTTCATTCCTTTAGATTCCGAATTTGAGTTTCGATTGAACGTACCCAACGATCAATTGCAGATTGGTGTCGACTCCTTTGAAAATGGAAAACGAATTTTGACAACTTCCTTTCTTGGAAAAAAAATTCCATTTCATTCTAAATACTTATTAAAACTTTTTACCCAATTTCCATTCATCACCGTCAAAATAATAACATTGATTCATTGGCAAGCTTTCAAGTTATGGATGAAAAAAATTCCGTATATAAAGAAAGGCCAAAACTTAGAGAAACAAACAGGAGTTCCCCTTGGAAAAATCACAGAACCAGTCCCTCTTACAAGAAACGATTGATTCAGAACTTTTTACCGAATTAAAGAACAAGTCTACCTTCGAACAGTTTCCTATTTATAGGAAAATATTTTTTAAAGCAATGAGTTCCATGAAACGAGGATCATTAAGAATGATTCTTCCGGATGGAGAGCAAGTGATCATTGGAGATCCCAATTCTAACTTTGATCCGAAATTTCATTCGGCACTTGTACACATAAAAAATCCTGTTTTCTTCAAGAAATCAGTGTTATATGGTGATATTGGGTTTTCAGAATCCTATTTAACTGGTGATTGGGATACTGACTCTATTGAAAATGTGATCTCATGGTTTATATTAAACGTGGATGACAGTCCTAGTCTATCAGGTGCCAAAAAAAAATTATTTCATTTGGATTTGTTTAATTTAGGCAATAAATTCCTACATTTTTTACGTAAAAACACCCTAACAGGTAGTAAAAAAAATATAGTGGAACATTATGATTTAGGGAACAAATTTTATAAATTGTTTTTAGATCCGACGATGACTTATAGTTCTGCTTATTTTGAAGCAATTGAGGACACACTCGAAGAGGCACAAACTCGAAAAGTTGACAAACTCTGTCAAAAGTTGAAACTAAATCCAGGTGACCATCTTTTAGAAATTGGAAGTGGTTGGGGTTTTTTATCCATTCATGCTGCAAAAAATTATGGATGTCGTGTCACTACAGTCACTCTTTCTGAAGAACAATATGCTTTTGCAAAGGCTAGAATTGAGAAAGAAGGACTTTCAGAAAAAATCGAAATTCGGATTCAAGACTATCGTAAAATAGAAGGACAGTTTACTAAGATCGTTTCTGTGGAGATGTTAGAGGCAGTAGGGGACGCTTATTACGAAACCTTCTTTCAGAAATGCCAAGACCTTCTCACAAGAGATGGAATTATGGCTCTCCAAGTCATCACTTGTCCCGATTCTAGATTTACTTCCTTTAAAAATGGAATCGATTTCATTCAGAAACATATTTTCCCTGGTTCTCTTTTGCCTTCAATTGGCCGAATGAACCAAGCCATCAATCGTACAGGAGATATGTATCTTTTCCATCTAGAAGATATGGGTCTAAGTTATGCGAAGACTTTAAGAATTTGGCTAACGAGTTTTGAAGAGAATTTAACGGAAGTAAGAAATCAAGGTTATAGCGAAACTTTTATCAGAAAGTGGAGATACTACTTAGCATATTGTGCCGCTGCTTTCCAGATGAGAAATATCAGTGTCGTTCAATCAGTTTACGTTAGGCCAAACAACCTAACAATCTAAATCGATTCAGTCGGAAACTACCAGTGCCGAAGTTAAACTGGTAGTTTCCTATCCAAAAAACATCTTGCCAAGGGAAACCTTAATCTTTACTACTCTGTCTATGAGAGAAACGAAGTCAGTATTTACCTTTGATGAACCAATAGAACGATTGTGGTCGGGAATCACCGTCTACGAGGTGTTAGTCCATTGGTTGGCCGATGAGGTAAGAGGAAGGCCAAAGGTTGGTGGTGAATTCTCTTGGACATGGAAACTGGGACTTGAGGGTGATTTCACTACTCATGGAGTTTATAAAAAAATCGAACCACTCAAAGAATTGGTTATGGAATGGAAAGACCATCCTGCAGATCCTACCGGAAACATTTATTTACAATTATTATTTGAATCTTTGGGTCCAAACAAATCTCAATTAACGATTGTTAATGGGGGATTTCCTGAGGGAGAGGGTTCGGATGTGTGGATTGAAGGAGCAAAAGAGGCATGGGATGGGCAAGCCATTCACTTAAAAGGCTTTCTGAATGAAAATCCAGATATCACAAAATTTTTTAAAAAGACTTGATCTCTAAGGCCTTTCTAAAATCCTGGTAAAAGTAAGGGTTGTTAAGGAGGGTTGGAAGATGGAATATCCCGAATTGGAAACGTATTTCCAGAAATTAACTGATATAACAGACCGTATCGCAATGATGAACAATCATTTTGATGCGACACCTGAAATCGACATACCACAGTTATCTGAGTTTTCTGCTGACATTCAGTCAAAGGATTGGGAGAATACGGATAGAGAGTATTATGAACTCTTTACTAGTTATTTTACTTTTCATGTAAAAACTGTGGAAGAAATCATTCAAGAAGCACGTGAGATTCTGAACCCGGAAAACCGGGAGTATGTTAAGAAACTTGTAAGCCATGTTCGTAATGCGGATGACTGGTTTGTAAATCTTAAAAAGAAACGCAAACTCGCTCGTACACAAGTCGCTTAAACTTTTCTCTCCCTCGGTGGAAACCAAGGGAGAGTCACCTCAATTCGCTTTACAATTAAATCCATTTCCTTTCTCCTTTCAGATATGCTCAAGGCACGGTTTCTTTTTTACCCGCTTATCCTTTTACTATTTTTGTTTTTAGTTGATTCTTTATTTCGAATCCCCTATATTCAGACAATTACCAAAATAGATTTAACGGCTGTTAACTATAAAGCAAAATCAGATTTTTTAGAAAAGCTGGTTACTGAAAAACCAGGGGTCCATTCTCCAAAAACAAAAAAAATCATGTTAATTCTGGGCTCTTCCCGGCTCCTTTATTTCGATCATGATGAGCTTGTTTCTTTTTATCCAGATTGGGATATTTATAATTTATCTTCTGCTGTAACCACACCTGCTTATTATGACTTCCAACTGACAAAGGTATTGGATGCGGGGATTAGGCCAGACTTAGTCATTATGGAAACCGATCCAAACCAATTTAACCAGAACTCGGTTTTCAAAAGTTCTAACTTAACTTATAGTTTTGATTTATCTTATGTACTTTCAAACTTAGGATTATTTGGAAAAGACCATGTGTCCTTTTATTTAGGTCGCAAACTTTTTGCTGTGGGAACATACAAACCCTACTTAGACCAGATGTGGAAAAACTATAAAAATCCATATTTGGATAATGCCATTGGAATGCATCAGGCAACTTACGATTATATCCTCACCCATAATGGAAATGGTCTTTCTCCAATCGACAATTATATGGAAAAGGATTCCAATTCTTTACAAATGACGAGCCATAGAACATTGGATTGGTTATTTGCATCCTATGTTCGAAGTCCCATGCAGTTTGGATTTTATGAAAAGATTTTAGATCGTCTGCAAACAGAAAAAATCAAAACGGTGATTATCTGGCCTCTTTCATCACCTGACTTTGAAGCACTGATGGAAAAAGAACCTCTCGTCAAAACTTGGGAGAAAGAAATCGATGAAATCACATCAAATCATAATCTTTCCATTCTCAAATTAAAGAATGACCCATCATACACTTGTAATGCGTTTGCAGATGGTGGTCATGTGGCAAAGGATTGTTATCGAAGTTTGATGCGTTCTATTCTATTGGATTACTTTCGGAAGTTTGAACCGAATCATCTGTAAATTCTATTCCACAAATGGGGATTGGTCCTGAATTAGGGTTCCCTTCGATCACCGATTTTAACGAACGAGGTTTTTTAGGAATCATCATTGTTCCATCTTCGTTTGTTTGCACATACTTAACGCTAACATTGATTCCTGCTGGAGAATCAGCCCAAAAAAACACTCCTTTCGAAGGAGCTGTGACAATCCTTCCATAGTTTTTCCGCGATATTGCTGCAGAGATAGTTGGCGTACTCGTATAATAGAAGTTTGTTGATCCTTGTTTGATTGTGCCCTTTGGTGTGGTTGGATTCACTGGGTTTGTGACAATTCTTGCTAGATTTGTAGGTAAGGGGTATTTTACAAAAGCAGCAGAAAGGTTGATGGTTGTAGGTGATGCTCCATCAGCTGTAACTTGTTCTACTGAAGTAAGATTAGCGATTCCAAAACTTTGGGCACTGAGTAAGGCAAATAATCGAAAGAGTACATCAGAATTTTGAGAGCCTAGTGCAGTGGAATCAAAATTAGCAGAAGTTTTAAACAAGTTGATTAAATTACCCGTGGAGTTTGCTCTAGTGCCGCCGGCACCAATCACTGTGTTTCTAAAAAAGTTTTGCCTTTCTGTCTCTGTAATTCCTGAGATATCATAGAGATACCGCATAAATACATAAGCATAGGAATATTGTTTTAGAATGTCCGATCCGCTACTATCCCAGTCGAGTAGTGAAACTCCATTGATTCCATCAGAACAGCGTGAATCATTCACTCCCGAATAACAATCCAATCGACTGATTTGAGGACCATACCCTGCTATATCACTTGCGACTTCACTTGTTCCTTCGTTGATCCAAATTTCGTCAGTTTGGTTGGCTGCACGCATTCTTGGGTATCGAAGTAAGTGTTGGAATTCATGGGCTGCGGTGGAAGCAAAAGCATTTGGGTCGCGTGTGAGAGCGATTATGAGTTCTTTGCCATCCAAATACAATACTTCTGCATAATTGGAACGAACTCGGGAAAATAAATTGTCAGGGAAATAGTTCATAGGATCAAAGTATCCTGCCACATAAGC carries:
- the pyrF gene encoding orotidine-5'-phosphate decarboxylase, yielding MNHRSEFIQKFNLRRDSLQSLLCIGLDPELDKLPKVSLESKAPLVHFTETIIRYTHSYATAWKPNVAFFERLGAEGYFALEHMVQVMKEVSPDVPIVMDAKRGDLANTSKEYAKYFFQTLQVDALTVNPYMGRDSLVPYLDLGGYIFVLGLTSNPSSSDFQKQKLVGKDIFLYEEVSDQMARLGEEYPNQVGLVVGGTHPSEIQSLRKRHPEMYFLIPGFGAQGGDLNSIVQTSGKRSLINSSRGITLSTLDENFGQVAKKKAEEVHLQMNQLFL
- a CDS encoding NAD(P)/FAD-dependent oxidoreductase → MKATLAIVGTGIAGLGSAYFLKNDFDLTIFDSADYIGGHTNTVMVEEDGGSIPIDTGFIVFNHVTYPNLLRLFQTLNVPTKKSDMSFSVQHDPTKLEFSGSGLAGLFAQKKNIFRPRYLKMLLEIDRFNKSAPKILEDPKYDDWDLGRYMETFGYGKDILNFYLIPMSSAVWSTPPDLMLAFPAKSLIRFFYNHGFLGLNTQHQWYTVDGGSHEYSKRIIAPIKDRFRLNTAVKQVNRTQDGKVELVFGEGKREVFDKVLLATHGHISAKLLGNPTKLESELLPLYRYQHNTATLHTDASDMPKISSCWSSWNYKIIEGKSGKQDPYTIYWMNRLQNVSKKQNYFVTINDPDRVAKDKIIKKIGYEHPLFSVDASLGQSRLPELNESGPIYYAGAYFRYGFHEDGFLSAVNVSRSILKRDPWT
- a CDS encoding DUF1365 domain-containing protein, whose protein sequence is MDLNSCIYEADVFHARTAPTPNKFQYRIFNFYLDLSEIDQLSYKSFWFSRNRWNLFSFYDKDHLQFGKENIYENVKAFLEASGVTNIGKIFLLTNLRVLGYVFNPVSFYFCYDKSGQPLVSMAEVGNTFGEIKPYLGYFQNMKGTIANPEVYIREQKNFYVSPFIPLDSEFEFRLNVPNDQLQIGVDSFENGKRILTTSFLGKKIPFHSKYLLKLFTQFPFITVKIITLIHWQAFKLWMKKIPYIKKGQNLEKQTGVPLGKITEPVPLTRND
- a CDS encoding SAM-dependent methyltransferase codes for the protein MEKSQNQSLLQETIDSELFTELKNKSTFEQFPIYRKIFFKAMSSMKRGSLRMILPDGEQVIIGDPNSNFDPKFHSALVHIKNPVFFKKSVLYGDIGFSESYLTGDWDTDSIENVISWFILNVDDSPSLSGAKKKLFHLDLFNLGNKFLHFLRKNTLTGSKKNIVEHYDLGNKFYKLFLDPTMTYSSAYFEAIEDTLEEAQTRKVDKLCQKLKLNPGDHLLEIGSGWGFLSIHAAKNYGCRVTTVTLSEEQYAFAKARIEKEGLSEKIEIRIQDYRKIEGQFTKIVSVEMLEAVGDAYYETFFQKCQDLLTRDGIMALQVITCPDSRFTSFKNGIDFIQKHIFPGSLLPSIGRMNQAINRTGDMYLFHLEDMGLSYAKTLRIWLTSFEENLTEVRNQGYSETFIRKWRYYLAYCAAAFQMRNISVVQSVYVRPNNLTI
- a CDS encoding SRPBCC family protein yields the protein MRETKSVFTFDEPIERLWSGITVYEVLVHWLADEVRGRPKVGGEFSWTWKLGLEGDFTTHGVYKKIEPLKELVMEWKDHPADPTGNIYLQLLFESLGPNKSQLTIVNGGFPEGEGSDVWIEGAKEAWDGQAIHLKGFLNENPDITKFFKKT
- a CDS encoding PLU-1-like domain protein, which translates into the protein MEYPELETYFQKLTDITDRIAMMNNHFDATPEIDIPQLSEFSADIQSKDWENTDREYYELFTSYFTFHVKTVEEIIQEAREILNPENREYVKKLVSHVRNADDWFVNLKKKRKLARTQVA
- a CDS encoding DUF1574 domain-containing protein gives rise to the protein MLKARFLFYPLILLLFLFLVDSLFRIPYIQTITKIDLTAVNYKAKSDFLEKLVTEKPGVHSPKTKKIMLILGSSRLLYFDHDELVSFYPDWDIYNLSSAVTTPAYYDFQLTKVLDAGIRPDLVIMETDPNQFNQNSVFKSSNLTYSFDLSYVLSNLGLFGKDHVSFYLGRKLFAVGTYKPYLDQMWKNYKNPYLDNAIGMHQATYDYILTHNGNGLSPIDNYMEKDSNSLQMTSHRTLDWLFASYVRSPMQFGFYEKILDRLQTEKIKTVIIWPLSSPDFEALMEKEPLVKTWEKEIDEITSNHNLSILKLKNDPSYTCNAFADGGHVAKDCYRSLMRSILLDYFRKFEPNHL
- a CDS encoding M30 family metallopeptidase, giving the protein MHLKRLILFPFFFLTSFTSYCIPLNPQTEKNNDLMLLLGTYALIGANCVNGSDLWARDLTTQTSVCVPVDLVSSGTNVEVYKERSLSVNYDLAKFARDFDTITYPALIATFGTPSDIDGDGKVKILVMDIRDGATANSAYVAGYFDPMNYFPDNLFSRVRSNYAEVLYLDGKELIIALTRDPNAFASTAAHEFQHLLRYPRMRAANQTDEIWINEGTSEVASDIAGYGPQISRLDCYSGVNDSRCSDGINGVSLLDWDSSGSDILKQYSYAYVFMRYLYDISGITETERQNFFRNTVIGAGGTRANSTGNLINLFKTSANFDSTALGSQNSDVLFRLFALLSAQSFGIANLTSVEQVTADGASPTTINLSAAFVKYPLPTNLARIVTNPVNPTTPKGTIKQGSTNFYYTSTPTISAAISRKNYGRIVTAPSKGVFFWADSPAGINVSVKYVQTNEDGTMMIPKKPRSLKSVIEGNPNSGPIPICGIEFTDDSVQTSESNPIE